In the Gemmatimonadaceae bacterium genome, one interval contains:
- a CDS encoding GlsB/YeaQ/YmgE family stress response membrane protein: MDLLTWLIVGLIAGVLASLVMGGTGYGLIGDIFIGIAGAFIGGWLFQTLGVTTPFGGLAGVIFVAFIGAVVLLFLLRLIRRATTRV; the protein is encoded by the coding sequence ATGGACTTGCTCACCTGGCTCATCGTCGGACTTATCGCGGGCGTGCTCGCGTCTCTAGTGATGGGCGGCACCGGTTACGGGCTCATCGGCGACATCTTCATCGGTATCGCCGGCGCATTCATCGGCGGATGGCTGTTCCAGACGCTCGGAGTCACCACGCCGTTCGGCGGACTGGCGGGCGTGATCTTCGTGGCGTTCATCGGCGCGGTGGTTCTGCTGTTTCTCCTTCGGCTCATCCGGCGCGCTACAACGAGGGTCTGA
- a CDS encoding chloride channel protein produces the protein MVFGALVGVVTGLGVVAFYGLIDLSHLVLISWPREKLPLVGRALYQPLLTAFGLWAAWFVIRRTRTPEGQNVPDVQLAVAKRDGVIHTNPVLARALAAAMTLGSGGSVGAEGPVAVHGSWLGSLLGRRLRFQTRHVKILVGCGAAAGIAGAFNAPFAGAFFALEEVLGTFSAGAFSPVVVASVVGALTVRPFLGNNLVFNVVLPNDPHPFASALVYPLLGIACGLVAVGYTRLVLAAPAASKRVPGPDWVKPVVGGLLTGAIVAASGGLLAGNGHLAIPAVIFGGLAWYVLLAIAAAKIAATALTLGFGGSGGVFTPTLFIGAALGGGLGVLGSQIVPGGLVNPQAWALVGMAGMVAAATRAPLTAIFMVYEMTDDYRYVVPLMLVTAIAHVTSRRFAKHGLYDGWLAARGEQIAHGVDRSVMDSVHVHEAYDRKARGVPPGMDLDGLAVAAGRTKHGVIPVLDPEGRLLGLVGHHAIRDALLARLEHSTVLIAEDIAEPAETIDSHASLREALSVMNARGQDALAVVERSPRGERFSGLLTRDGLLQAYERALKRAV, from the coding sequence ATGGTATTCGGTGCCCTCGTGGGGGTCGTCACGGGCCTCGGCGTGGTCGCCTTCTACGGCCTGATCGATCTCAGTCACCTCGTCCTGATAAGCTGGCCACGGGAGAAGCTTCCCCTGGTAGGCCGGGCATTGTATCAGCCACTGCTAACCGCCTTCGGGCTCTGGGCGGCCTGGTTCGTCATCCGCCGCACCCGGACTCCCGAAGGACAGAACGTCCCCGACGTGCAGCTCGCCGTCGCGAAGCGCGACGGCGTGATTCACACGAACCCCGTGCTCGCGCGGGCTCTTGCGGCGGCGATGACGCTCGGCTCCGGCGGCTCGGTAGGAGCCGAAGGACCCGTAGCCGTGCACGGGTCGTGGCTGGGATCGCTTCTCGGGCGACGGCTTCGCTTCCAGACGCGGCACGTCAAGATTCTGGTTGGCTGCGGCGCCGCCGCCGGGATCGCCGGTGCTTTCAACGCGCCGTTCGCGGGCGCGTTCTTCGCGCTGGAAGAAGTACTCGGCACGTTCTCCGCGGGCGCGTTCAGTCCGGTCGTCGTCGCGAGCGTCGTGGGCGCGCTCACAGTGCGCCCGTTCCTCGGCAACAATCTCGTGTTCAACGTCGTGCTGCCGAACGACCCGCATCCGTTCGCGAGCGCGCTGGTGTATCCGTTGCTCGGCATCGCCTGCGGTCTCGTCGCGGTTGGGTACACGCGCCTCGTCCTCGCCGCTCCGGCCGCGAGCAAGCGGGTCCCGGGACCGGATTGGGTCAAGCCCGTGGTGGGCGGCCTCCTTACGGGCGCGATAGTCGCCGCTTCAGGCGGGCTGCTCGCGGGGAACGGACACTTAGCTATCCCCGCGGTGATCTTCGGCGGGCTTGCGTGGTACGTGCTGCTCGCGATCGCGGCCGCGAAGATAGCGGCCACCGCGCTCACGCTCGGCTTCGGCGGATCAGGCGGCGTTTTCACGCCGACGTTGTTCATCGGCGCGGCGTTGGGCGGCGGGCTCGGCGTGCTGGGATCGCAGATAGTGCCGGGAGGACTGGTGAATCCCCAGGCCTGGGCGCTCGTCGGAATGGCCGGCATGGTGGCGGCGGCTACGCGCGCGCCGCTGACGGCCATCTTCATGGTGTACGAGATGACTGACGACTACCGCTACGTCGTCCCGCTGATGCTGGTCACGGCGATCGCGCACGTCACGTCGAGACGATTCGCCAAACACGGCTTGTACGACGGATGGCTCGCGGCGCGCGGCGAGCAGATCGCTCATGGAGTGGACCGCTCGGTCATGGACAGCGTGCACGTGCATGAGGCGTACGACAGGAAAGCGCGGGGCGTGCCCCCCGGCATGGACCTGGACGGGCTGGCCGTCGCCGCGGGTCGCACCAAGCACGGAGTAATACCGGTGCTTGATCCGGAGGGGCGCCTCCTCGGACTGGTCGGACATCACGCCATTCGCGACGCGTTGCTCGCGCGGCTGGAGCATTCCACGGTGCTGATCGCGGAGGATATCGCCGAGCCCGCGGAGACGATCGACTCGCACGCGTCGTTGCGGGAAGCATTGTCCGTCATGAACGCCCGCGGACAGGATGCGCTCGCCGTCGTGGAGCGCTCCCCGCGCGGTGAGCGCTTTTCCGGACTGCTTACCCGGGACGGATTGCTGCAGGCGTACGAGCGCGCGCTGAAGCGCGCGGTGTGA
- a CDS encoding rhomboid family intramembrane serine protease, translating into MATATEYREEERFRITPAVAWLLAINIGVYFLQLAVFGERNVFAALGFDSVAMPAGWWTMATYMFVHAGLAHLAFNMFMLWSFGPRMEAEWSTRGFTAFYLWCGLGGALTHLILVRSGVLVGASAAVYGVMLAFALRWPDEEVFVFGIIPMKTKWFMAWMVVINLLLAMLSQRGSAGSSIAAIAHLGGLVFGWVYIKGPGSGGIERFRRRVAAVPDESDEMPRPVPKPQPRTRESSVNRTDAVVARSMAVTPKLLPSPLDTRKRRAEELNRVLDKISSSGVQSLSPDERRILERFSRELRGG; encoded by the coding sequence GTGGCGACGGCGACTGAGTATCGGGAAGAAGAGCGGTTCAGAATCACACCAGCGGTTGCCTGGCTGCTGGCGATCAACATCGGTGTGTACTTCCTGCAGCTGGCGGTTTTCGGCGAGCGGAACGTCTTCGCCGCGCTCGGCTTCGACAGCGTCGCCATGCCTGCGGGGTGGTGGACGATGGCGACGTACATGTTCGTCCACGCCGGGCTCGCTCACCTCGCCTTCAACATGTTCATGCTGTGGTCGTTCGGCCCGCGGATGGAAGCCGAATGGAGCACACGCGGATTCACCGCGTTCTACCTCTGGTGCGGGCTCGGCGGCGCGCTCACCCATCTCATTCTGGTTCGGAGCGGCGTGCTGGTCGGCGCGTCGGCGGCCGTCTATGGAGTGATGCTCGCGTTCGCGCTGCGTTGGCCGGACGAAGAGGTGTTCGTCTTCGGCATCATCCCCATGAAGACGAAATGGTTCATGGCGTGGATGGTCGTGATCAACCTGCTGCTTGCAATGCTCTCGCAGCGGGGCTCCGCGGGCTCCAGCATTGCCGCGATCGCACACCTCGGCGGGCTCGTCTTCGGCTGGGTGTACATCAAGGGGCCAGGCTCGGGTGGTATCGAGCGGTTCCGCCGGAGGGTCGCCGCCGTCCCGGACGAATCCGACGAGATGCCCCGGCCGGTGCCCAAGCCGCAGCCGCGCACGCGCGAGAGCTCGGTCAATCGCACGGACGCGGTCGTTGCCAGGAGCATGGCCGTCACGCCGAAGCTGCTCCCGTCGCCGCTGGACACCCGGAAGCGGCGTGCGGAAGAGCTCAACCGCGTGCTCGACAAGATCTCGAGCTCCGGCGTACAGAGCCTCAGCCCGGACGAACGCAGGATACTCGAGCGCTTTTCCCGCGAGCTCCGCGGGGGCTAG
- a CDS encoding amidohydrolase family protein — protein MGGPTTPATPGDFAFVDVTVIPMDRVGALPGQTVLVSDGMIAAIGPASRVRARAGDTVIDGRGKFLIPGLAEMHAHVPGGNAPEQLVRDIMFLYVANGVTTIRGMLGAPMQLELREQLARGEIVGPTLYVGAPSLNGQSAPTPEAAARLVREHQAAGYDFLKLHPGLLRSVYDVLVATAREIGITFAGHISAAVGLERTLEARQSTIDHLDGYLEASLPEPLRSRMMAGPVPFGEWVPAVDPARVRYWAGRTRDAGTWNVPTAFLWESFYSAESPEEAAQRPEMRYASPQMVSGWMRQKRNMTQSQQAQGIRTEDIDRFLELRRLALRALGDSGALLLMGTDSPQMFNVPGFALHREVVVMQEVGLTPFQILESGTRNVARYAERELRLDGKFGSVVPGNRADLVLLDSDPLANVRNLARRSGVMVRGRWLPAAELQQGLDEMARRYRPGP, from the coding sequence GTGGGTGGACCCACGACGCCAGCGACGCCTGGCGACTTCGCCTTCGTCGACGTGACGGTGATTCCGATGGACCGCGTCGGCGCTCTGCCAGGGCAGACGGTGCTCGTCAGCGACGGAATGATAGCCGCCATCGGGCCCGCGTCACGCGTGCGCGCGCGAGCGGGCGACACGGTCATCGACGGCCGCGGAAAGTTTCTGATCCCGGGACTCGCAGAAATGCACGCGCACGTCCCCGGCGGCAACGCGCCGGAGCAGCTCGTGCGGGACATCATGTTCCTATACGTCGCCAACGGCGTCACGACGATCCGCGGAATGCTCGGCGCGCCGATGCAATTGGAGCTGCGGGAGCAGCTGGCGCGGGGCGAGATCGTCGGGCCTACGCTGTACGTCGGCGCGCCGTCGCTCAACGGGCAGAGCGCGCCCACGCCGGAAGCGGCCGCGCGGTTGGTGCGCGAGCACCAGGCGGCCGGTTACGATTTCCTCAAGCTCCATCCGGGGCTGCTGCGCTCCGTGTACGACGTGCTCGTCGCGACCGCGCGCGAGATCGGGATCACCTTCGCCGGCCACATATCGGCGGCGGTAGGGTTGGAGCGCACGCTGGAGGCGCGGCAGTCCACGATCGACCACCTCGACGGATACCTGGAGGCGTCGCTGCCCGAGCCGTTGCGCTCGCGCATGATGGCCGGGCCGGTTCCGTTCGGCGAGTGGGTACCGGCGGTTGATCCGGCGCGGGTGCGGTACTGGGCGGGTCGCACGCGAGACGCCGGAACGTGGAACGTGCCGACTGCGTTCCTGTGGGAGAGCTTCTACTCGGCGGAATCGCCGGAAGAAGCGGCGCAGCGGCCCGAGATGCGGTACGCGTCGCCGCAGATGGTGAGCGGTTGGATGCGGCAGAAGCGCAACATGACGCAGTCGCAGCAGGCGCAGGGCATACGCACCGAGGACATCGACCGATTCCTCGAGCTGCGGCGGCTGGCGTTGCGCGCGCTGGGCGATTCGGGCGCGCTGCTGCTGATGGGGACGGACTCGCCGCAGATGTTCAACGTGCCGGGGTTCGCGCTGCACCGTGAAGTTGTGGTGATGCAGGAGGTGGGACTGACGCCGTTCCAGATTCTGGAGAGCGGCACGCGCAACGTCGCGCGCTACGCCGAGCGTGAGCTCAGGCTCGACGGCAAGTTCGGGTCGGTCGTGCCGGGGAACCGCGCCGATCTGGTGCTGCTCGACTCCGACCCGCTGGCCAACGTGCGGAACCTGGCGCGGCGATCCGGGGTGATGGTCCGCGGACGCTGGCTCCCGGCCGCGGAGCTGCAGCAGGGACTGGACGAGATGGCGAGGCGGTACCGGCCCGGCCCATAG
- a CDS encoding D-alanine--D-alanine ligase → MKITVLLGGASSERDVSMASGLRIADALRTKRHEVVLVDPAKGPIDAAAERALRERGVKTTPPSREELQALAILPTLTQLPEVTGADVVFLGLHGGQGEDGTIQALLDMAKIRYTGSGHLASALAMDKELSKIILRAAGVGTPDWLMAPATKDEVLAELGLPVIVKPSKEGSSVGLTVVRKIEDLAPAINEAFRHDDEVMIEKFIPGRELTVGMLGEEALPVGEIIPKHEIYDYECKYTAGMAEEVFPADIPAAVAADAQRQAKLAFRALKLGGCPRVDFRMAADGSLYCLEVNTLPGMTELSLIPQAAAAVGISFPDFCERIALLATDR, encoded by the coding sequence ATGAAGATCACCGTACTGCTGGGCGGCGCGTCGTCGGAGCGCGACGTGTCGATGGCGTCGGGTCTCCGGATTGCCGACGCGCTGCGCACGAAGCGACACGAAGTAGTGCTGGTGGATCCGGCGAAAGGTCCCATAGACGCCGCGGCCGAGCGCGCGTTGCGGGAGCGCGGGGTCAAGACGACTCCGCCGTCGCGCGAGGAGCTCCAGGCACTCGCGATCCTCCCGACGCTGACCCAGCTGCCGGAAGTGACCGGCGCCGACGTGGTGTTTTTGGGGCTGCACGGGGGGCAGGGTGAGGACGGCACCATCCAGGCACTCCTGGACATGGCGAAAATACGCTACACTGGTAGCGGCCACTTGGCCAGCGCGCTGGCCATGGACAAGGAGCTGTCCAAGATCATCCTGCGCGCGGCGGGGGTCGGGACCCCGGACTGGTTGATGGCGCCGGCGACGAAGGACGAGGTGCTGGCCGAGCTCGGCCTGCCGGTGATCGTGAAGCCGTCCAAGGAGGGATCGAGCGTCGGGCTCACCGTGGTCAGGAAGATCGAAGATCTCGCGCCCGCGATCAACGAGGCCTTCCGGCACGACGACGAAGTCATGATCGAGAAGTTCATCCCCGGCCGCGAGCTGACCGTCGGCATGCTCGGCGAAGAGGCCCTGCCCGTGGGGGAGATCATCCCCAAGCACGAGATCTATGATTACGAGTGCAAGTACACCGCGGGCATGGCCGAGGAGGTGTTTCCCGCGGACATCCCGGCCGCCGTGGCGGCGGACGCGCAGCGGCAGGCGAAGCTGGCGTTTCGGGCCCTGAAGCTCGGCGGCTGCCCGCGCGTCGACTTCCGCATGGCCGCCGACGGCTCGCTGTACTGCCTGGAGGTCAACACGTTGCCGGGGATGACCGAGCTGAGTCTGATTCCGCAGGCGGCCGCGGCGGTCGGAATCTCCTTTCCCGATTTTTGCGAGAGGATCGCATTGCTCGCGACGGACCGGTGA
- a CDS encoding class I SAM-dependent methyltransferase encodes MPKCPLCHAARPRSVESGDGKGYFACRVCNLIYLTPSQRLSAAGERARYELHNNDRDDPNYVLFLRRLADPLVERLRPGARGLDFGCGPTPVLSEILTAAGFPCAAYDPFFAPDETLLDKRYDFITCSEVVEHAHDPARMFATLRRMLAPDGILGVMTMFHPGEDAFADWWYRRDPTHVCFYGEATMRWIGERHGWQTEFPRPNVTLFSAPARP; translated from the coding sequence GTGCCTAAGTGTCCGCTCTGCCACGCGGCCCGGCCGAGGTCCGTCGAAAGCGGAGACGGCAAGGGTTACTTCGCCTGCCGGGTGTGCAATCTCATCTACCTGACTCCGTCGCAGCGTCTTTCCGCGGCCGGTGAGCGCGCTCGCTACGAGCTCCACAACAACGATCGCGACGACCCGAACTATGTGCTGTTTCTCCGCCGCCTCGCGGATCCACTGGTGGAGCGCTTGCGGCCCGGCGCGCGCGGGCTCGACTTCGGCTGCGGTCCCACGCCTGTGCTGTCGGAGATTCTGACGGCGGCCGGCTTTCCCTGCGCCGCGTATGATCCGTTCTTCGCGCCGGACGAGACCCTGCTCGACAAGCGCTACGATTTCATCACCTGCTCGGAAGTCGTCGAGCACGCGCATGACCCGGCCCGCATGTTCGCGACGCTGCGGCGCATGCTGGCGCCCGACGGCATTCTCGGCGTGATGACGATGTTCCATCCGGGCGAGGACGCATTCGCCGACTGGTGGTATCGGCGCGATCCCACGCATGTCTGCTTCTATGGCGAAGCGACGATGCGCTGGATCGGCGAGCGGCACGGCTGGCAGACGGAATTTCCGCGGCCGAACGTCACGCTCTTCAGCGCCCCGGCCCGGCCATGA
- the queF gene encoding preQ(1) synthase has protein sequence MPRPELLETFENPHPKRDYEIYMETAEFTSLCPVGGIETDAAELELLRGGAPDFGTIRIRYVPDAVCVELKSLKLYLWSFRNDGIFYERAVNRILDDLVERVKPKWMEVVGDFNVRGGIKSVVTATHGKR, from the coding sequence ATGCCGCGCCCAGAGCTGCTGGAAACGTTCGAGAACCCGCACCCCAAGCGGGATTACGAGATCTACATGGAAACGGCGGAGTTCACGTCGCTCTGCCCGGTCGGGGGGATCGAGACGGACGCCGCCGAGCTGGAGCTGCTGCGTGGAGGGGCGCCAGATTTCGGGACAATAAGGATCCGGTACGTCCCGGACGCGGTCTGCGTCGAGCTCAAGAGCCTCAAGCTTTACCTCTGGAGCTTCCGGAACGACGGCATCTTCTACGAGCGGGCTGTCAACCGGATCCTCGACGACCTGGTGGAGCGGGTCAAGCCCAAATGGATGGAGGTCGTGGGCGATTTCAACGTCCGGGGCGGGATCAAGTCGGTCGTTACGGCCACCCACGGGAAGCGATAA
- a CDS encoding carboxypeptidase-like regulatory domain-containing protein, with product MTDDSSRAIVGASITVTRGPDRATQETKTDSAGDYRVRFDTGTGDYLVAVSAEGLRSARRRVQRQGTERELVADFTLSSNLAELEAVRINATRPVRASNNVNPTQLEPGSSERWADGVAGQVAPTVAGDLNALAGTMSNVTQTPGGISILGAGAESNLNTLNGMGMAAASVPRAARTETRVTGATFDPTRGGFAGANIDVRLGPGSRTYQRRNGFVTLDPQALQFADATALALGAKSGGFKASFGADGELIRRALTYNVAVEVAQNSSDPATLLDADVEALTRAGVSPDSVARLIALANPAGLSLSGSGIPGSRKRDALTWLGRLDDTRDTLKVRALTTYIGSVREGALGFGPLSAPSAAGERRERTIGGQITLGEYVGPGRRILSETRIAAGKVSTETTPYRVLPGANVMVRSPGADGSNDVAALSVGGGPFFSADDSRWTIEGANETIWNAGGRRHRFKALLWGRADGLEQAGAPNRLGTFTFNSLEDFAAGDPSSFSRTLAQPTRAGKVWNGAAALAHSYTKSQFLSVLYGARVEADGFFDSPAKNPALEQALGVETGAAPARVHISPRVGFIFRYNRDKDNGSGINQSQIGRFYRYNTGVIRGGIGEFRDLLRPDILAEASAATGLPGGTSNLSCVGAATPLADWAMFESNPASIPTQCLDGNGPLGERAPRVTLIDPSYDVPRSWRASLDWSTNIFQKWLVKVGGLASYDLSQPGLVDANFSGVQRFALASEAGRPVYVTQSAIDTTSGSVSAAESRRSDQFGSVTTRVSDLRGYGGQLTFGLSPDVFKMRGRFNFHVSANYTLQWMRRQYRGFDGASFGDPREREWAPNSSDARNVLVLTGGFSNPKVGTITLFGRAQSGLPFTPVVQGDVNGDGRGGDRAYIPRPATEPDAALASQIAALAANGPAGARDCLRENAGSVPGRNSCRGPGTQSLSIQWVPPIPPKWRRRVSPNVYLQNVLARSSYADPVLLLPRGFDPAANRFRYDVNPRFGSNRAGRSIGRDPFRVVIDFSVNLSVDFDVQELRRAVEPVRMDGRWQRRTADSIAAFYLSNTSSVHKLLLSESDSLFLSATQIAMLRQADSVYSERVRAVYRAIGELLAAGQGSAGKTELDSVLVAQKAYWKIFWEQPEIAAEAVSPAQRELIPMFQRMLETPMKDRENTRWQFGNPVRFTDAPAAAPPGPGGVNIRVQ from the coding sequence GTGACCGACGACTCTAGCCGGGCGATAGTGGGAGCCTCCATCACGGTCACTCGTGGACCCGATCGCGCCACGCAGGAAACGAAAACGGACAGCGCGGGCGATTATCGCGTCCGGTTCGACACCGGAACGGGGGATTACCTCGTCGCGGTCAGCGCTGAAGGGCTCCGGTCCGCGCGCCGCAGAGTGCAGCGTCAGGGAACCGAGCGGGAGCTCGTCGCCGATTTCACGCTCTCGTCCAACCTCGCCGAGCTGGAAGCGGTGCGCATCAATGCGACGCGGCCGGTCCGTGCGAGCAACAACGTCAATCCCACGCAGCTCGAGCCCGGATCGTCCGAGCGCTGGGCCGACGGCGTCGCCGGGCAGGTCGCGCCGACGGTCGCCGGAGATCTCAACGCGCTGGCCGGCACGATGTCGAACGTCACGCAGACGCCGGGCGGGATATCCATACTCGGCGCGGGCGCGGAGTCCAATCTCAACACGCTGAACGGGATGGGAATGGCCGCGGCGTCAGTGCCGCGCGCGGCGCGCACCGAAACGCGAGTCACCGGCGCGACGTTCGACCCGACCCGCGGCGGCTTCGCCGGCGCGAACATAGACGTTCGGCTCGGACCGGGAAGCAGGACCTACCAGCGCCGCAACGGCTTCGTCACGCTCGACCCGCAGGCGCTGCAGTTCGCGGATGCGACGGCGTTGGCGTTGGGAGCGAAGAGCGGCGGCTTCAAGGCGAGCTTCGGCGCCGACGGCGAGCTGATCCGCCGCGCGCTCACGTACAACGTCGCAGTCGAAGTCGCGCAGAACTCCAGCGATCCCGCGACGCTGCTGGACGCCGACGTCGAAGCGCTGACGCGCGCGGGAGTGTCACCGGATTCCGTCGCGCGACTGATCGCGCTGGCGAATCCCGCCGGTCTCTCGCTCAGCGGAAGCGGCATCCCCGGCAGCCGGAAGCGCGACGCGCTCACCTGGCTCGGCCGGCTGGACGATACACGCGACACGCTCAAAGTCCGCGCGCTCACCACGTACATAGGATCGGTCAGGGAAGGCGCACTCGGATTCGGCCCGCTCAGCGCTCCGTCCGCGGCGGGCGAGAGGCGCGAGCGCACGATCGGCGGACAGATCACACTGGGCGAATACGTTGGCCCGGGACGTCGCATTCTAAGCGAGACGCGCATCGCGGCGGGGAAGGTCTCCACCGAGACTACGCCGTATCGCGTACTCCCGGGAGCGAACGTCATGGTGCGCTCGCCCGGCGCGGACGGCAGCAACGACGTCGCGGCGTTGAGCGTCGGCGGGGGGCCGTTCTTCTCCGCCGACGACAGCCGGTGGACGATCGAAGGCGCGAACGAGACGATCTGGAACGCGGGCGGACGCCGCCACCGGTTCAAGGCGCTGCTCTGGGGACGCGCCGACGGACTCGAACAGGCGGGTGCTCCCAACCGGTTGGGCACCTTCACTTTCAACTCGCTGGAGGACTTCGCCGCCGGCGATCCCAGCAGCTTCTCGCGCACGCTGGCGCAGCCGACACGCGCCGGCAAGGTGTGGAACGGAGCGGCGGCGCTGGCGCACTCGTACACCAAGTCGCAGTTCCTCAGCGTGCTGTACGGCGCGCGCGTCGAGGCCGACGGCTTCTTCGATTCGCCCGCGAAGAACCCCGCGCTCGAGCAGGCGCTCGGCGTCGAGACGGGTGCAGCGCCAGCGCGCGTGCACATCAGCCCCCGCGTCGGTTTCATTTTCCGCTATAACCGCGACAAGGACAACGGGTCGGGGATCAATCAGTCGCAGATCGGCAGGTTCTACAGGTACAACACAGGAGTGATCCGCGGTGGCATCGGAGAGTTCCGCGACCTGCTGCGGCCGGACATTCTCGCCGAAGCATCGGCCGCGACGGGTCTGCCGGGAGGAACGTCGAACCTCTCGTGCGTGGGCGCAGCGACGCCATTGGCGGATTGGGCGATGTTCGAGTCGAACCCCGCATCGATTCCCACGCAGTGTCTCGACGGCAATGGTCCGCTGGGAGAGCGCGCGCCGCGCGTGACGCTGATAGACCCGTCGTACGACGTGCCGCGGAGCTGGCGCGCGTCGCTCGACTGGTCCACGAACATCTTTCAGAAGTGGCTGGTCAAGGTCGGCGGCCTGGCGTCGTACGATCTGTCGCAGCCGGGACTGGTGGATGCGAACTTTTCCGGCGTGCAGCGCTTCGCGCTGGCGAGCGAAGCCGGTCGCCCCGTGTACGTGACCCAGTCGGCGATAGACACGACCAGCGGGTCGGTGTCGGCAGCCGAATCGCGCAGGTCGGATCAGTTCGGCTCCGTGACAACTCGCGTGAGCGACCTGCGCGGATACGGCGGGCAACTGACGTTCGGTCTCTCGCCCGACGTGTTCAAGATGCGGGGCAGGTTCAATTTCCACGTGTCCGCCAACTACACGCTGCAGTGGATGCGGCGGCAGTACCGCGGATTCGACGGCGCGAGCTTCGGTGATCCGCGAGAGCGCGAGTGGGCCCCCAACTCGAGCGACGCGCGCAACGTGCTCGTGCTCACGGGCGGCTTTTCCAATCCGAAAGTGGGGACGATCACGCTGTTCGGCCGAGCGCAATCGGGTTTGCCGTTCACGCCGGTCGTGCAGGGGGACGTGAACGGCGACGGCCGCGGCGGTGACAGAGCCTACATTCCAAGACCCGCGACGGAGCCCGACGCCGCGCTCGCGAGCCAGATCGCGGCGCTCGCCGCCAACGGCCCCGCCGGCGCGCGCGACTGCCTCCGCGAGAATGCAGGCTCGGTTCCCGGCCGCAACTCGTGCAGAGGCCCAGGCACGCAGTCGCTGAGCATTCAGTGGGTGCCGCCGATTCCGCCGAAGTGGCGGCGGCGCGTATCCCCGAACGTGTATCTGCAGAACGTGCTCGCGCGGTCGTCCTACGCGGATCCGGTATTGCTGCTGCCGCGCGGCTTCGATCCGGCCGCCAACCGCTTCCGGTACGACGTGAATCCGCGCTTCGGCAGCAACCGCGCGGGCCGCTCGATCGGGCGCGATCCGTTCCGCGTCGTGATCGATTTCTCCGTGAACCTCTCGGTGGACTTCGACGTGCAGGAGCTTCGCCGCGCGGTGGAACCCGTGCGGATGGACGGCCGCTGGCAGCGGAGGACCGCCGATTCGATTGCCGCGTTCTACCTGTCGAACACGTCCAGTGTCCACAAGCTGTTGCTGTCCGAGAGCGATTCGCTGTTCCTGAGCGCGACGCAGATCGCGATGCTGCGGCAGGCCGATTCCGTGTACTCTGAGAGAGTGCGCGCCGTTTATCGCGCTATTGGAGAGCTGCTGGCCGCGGGACAGGGCAGCGCCGGCAAGACCGAGCTCGACAGCGTGCTCGTCGCGCAGAAGGCGTACTGGAAGATTTTCTGGGAGCAGCCGGAGATCGCGGCCGAGGCCGTGTCGCCGGCGCAGCGCGAGCTCATCCCGATGTTTCAGCGGATGCTGGAGACTCCCATGAAAGATCGCGAGAACACCCGGTGGCAGTTCGGAAATCCGGTGCGCTTCACCGACGCGCCCGCAGCGGCACCGCCCGGGCCCGGCGGTGTCAACATCCGCGTGCAGTAG
- a CDS encoding zinc-dependent metalloprotease, which translates to MRRLPARYSTEGKSYHELRSAYLVLSGQQAGAADVVTRYIGGVYVDRAMVGQPGATRPFTPVSRADQKRAMQVLSSKIFAPSAFDAASGLYNYLAMQRRGFDFFSAPEDPKIHARALAIQRQLLSHLLHPLTLTRITDSRLYGNEYPLAEVMSDLTAAVFAADARRNVNTFRQNLQLEYVNRLIAMITAPTNAPFDYPSRSAALANLRSIQRMLAGKSANAETMAHTRHILFAIEKGLNTD; encoded by the coding sequence ATGCGGCGGCTGCCGGCGAGATACTCGACGGAAGGCAAGTCGTATCACGAGCTGCGGTCGGCGTACCTGGTCCTGAGCGGGCAGCAGGCGGGCGCGGCCGACGTCGTCACGCGCTACATCGGGGGCGTGTACGTGGACCGCGCGATGGTGGGCCAGCCGGGCGCGACCAGGCCGTTCACGCCGGTGAGCCGCGCCGATCAGAAGCGCGCGATGCAGGTGCTGTCGAGCAAGATATTCGCGCCGTCGGCGTTCGACGCCGCGTCAGGCCTGTACAACTACCTAGCGATGCAGCGGCGGGGCTTCGACTTCTTCAGCGCGCCGGAGGATCCCAAGATTCACGCGCGCGCGCTGGCGATCCAGCGCCAGCTGCTGAGCCACCTGCTGCACCCGCTCACGCTCACCCGCATCACGGACTCGCGCTTGTACGGCAACGAGTATCCGCTGGCCGAGGTGATGTCGGACCTGACCGCTGCCGTTTTCGCGGCGGACGCGCGGAGGAACGTGAACACCTTCCGGCAGAACCTGCAGCTGGAGTACGTGAACCGGCTGATCGCGATGATCACGGCGCCGACGAACGCGCCGTTCGATTATCCGTCGCGGTCGGCGGCCCTCGCCAACCTGCGCTCCATTCAACGGATGCTCGCCGGGAAGAGCGCGAACGCGGAGACGATGGCGCACACGCGGCACATCCTGTTCGCGATCGAGAAGGGGCTGAACACGGACTAG